A region of the Callithrix jacchus isolate 240 chromosome 10, calJac240_pri, whole genome shotgun sequence genome:
ctttcttctcttccagttGAGGCATGTGGCTCCCCTGAGGGACATGACGTCGCCCTCTTGGTGAGGAATGGAAGTGGTCCTTTTCTAAAAGAAGTAGGTCCACCGTTTTTCACATTTGTCATTCTCTCTGTGGTTTCAGGTGCTCCCAGGGCTGAGTCTGAAATGACTTTGGAACATTCAGTCACTGACTCAGGAGAACTGGGACTAAATTGGTTTAATGCACAGTTCCCCATTGTATCTTCCACATTATGTTTGATTTGGAAGGGAAGTGGCCCATTCCTCAATGAAGCAGCCATTATTTGACTTCCTGACTTTCTGCTATGTATGAGAAAACTGCTTGATTTTCTCGGCAAGGTACAGTAAATTGTGTCAAGCTCAGAGGCTTTGGAATTGCTTTGATTTGCTTCAACGAGGCTCCTGCAATCACTGGTGGGTACTGctctattttctgttttgcttaaCTTTTCAATACAGGATACACGatgacttatttttccttttccccttctggTCCTAAAAGGAGAGTGTGAATGGCATTTGACAACATCGGCCACTTCATCATGTGCAGGCACATGACTATCATTTCTCTCTTGGCTTTCTGAGTGACTTAGGACAAACTGattattttggtctttttcttctctttctcccagtGATGGATCTTTGTCTGAAGGACTTCTCCTGGAGAACACTGTAGTAGATGGAACCACAGGAGCATCAAGGGAAGAATTATTGGAGGGTGAGGAATCTGGTATTGCAGTTGTTGATAGAGCTGAAGAATCACACGAGGTCTTGTGGCCAGCAGCCAACTCGCCACAGTTGGTAGAATGAATTGCAGGACATTGTTCTCCCTCAGTGTCTAAAATAACAGGCTTTTCTAGAGATTGTGCATTTTGAGTGTCAGTCGGTGCAGAGCTCCAGTGGTTGTCTGTAATAATGCCTGAAATATCTTCATTAGTTACAGTTAATTCCTGGTGACAACCTTGGTCTGGCCTGGGGAGAGACGGTGGTGTTCTGTGTTCCTGAATGAAAGGAAGGGAAGCTGTCGAGCCAAGTTTTCCGTTCCCGTTAAACCTCTTATCGTGTTTAATGTCATTGGATTTCTCTTTATACGATATATACGTTTTGGAGGTATCTTTCCGGGAAAGGACTCTGGGTGACTTTTTTGAACTTGCTGTGGTAGATGCATTAAAATCAAACCTGTTGCCCTTGGCTGAGTCCTGGGAGAAGGGATTTTGAAAATCAGGTAAAGGGTTTGAGATCCCTGTCTGTGAAACAGGTTGGGGTATTTCACCTGCCTTCTTTGTCTGGTCCATCTTGCTTAgctgtctgtcttcttttgagataaaTTCATTTAAGTCATTCTCACTGTTTACTTCTGTGATATTGAGCTGGCTTTTGGCAAGAGGCAGAGAGTCAGTTGAATTGCTGCCGGTCGTAGTGACTTCTGCATggcctctcattggatgagaggCAGGCTTATTAAGAACAATTTTCGGCAAAGTGCCCGTGGGATTCTGCAAGTTGGAACTCTGAGAATTCCTTCTGTCATCAGAAATCTGGGAAAAGGACGTTTTGAATGAGGGTGCTAGAGTCTGAGCAATTCCAAATGAGGAAGCTTCTTTGTTTATATGCACTTCTACAGGAGAACTGTTCTCCTGTTGACTTACCAACTCACCAGACTCGATGTGACAGCTTGAACCAGTCATGGAGCAAACATTTGGCATGCCAAAATGAGTAGTCAACTGGCTCTCATTACCATGTGATACCTCCATCCTCTCCAGTGTGGATGTCTGAAAATCAAACTGCCAGGGAGGTGGCTCTTCTTGGCCTCTGGAAACATCTGTTCCATAACCAGAAGAAAATGATTCCCAGTGTTCAGAAGAAACACTATGGCTGTGAATAGCCGATGCACTATTTGCTTCCATGGAAATCATTTCAAAGTCTCTGTCAGAAGAACTGAATGAATTCCTGCTTCGATGAAAGTCAGACCAGGAagaatgtcctttctgttgaccCCCAAAAGGACTTTGTCCAAATCTCCTGTGTTCTCTGCTTTGTCCAAAGGTACTGCTGAAGAAAGATCTGGCAAATGGGTTGTTTTGATGGTAGAATGGCATATTCTCGGAGTTCTCAAAAGTGTCGGGACTCATTGCATTCTCCAAGGGGGCATTTAAACTAACACGGTGATAAACGTTCTGTGAATGGTATGATTCATAGCTCCGACTCTCCTGAAAATACCTGGGATACCCATACTTGTCAGCAGGGTCAATTTCCATTGGTGATGGTGCCCTCAGGAACTCTGCCTGGTTCTGCCTATCTCTAGAGAAATCCGATCTGTTCCATATGATGGATGATAAAGGAGTTCTCTTTGGACTCTGCCGGTGCCTTAGTGGTACAAACACACTCTTGTTCTGAGTTGTGGCTGGAAAATGTAAGCTTCTTGCTGTGAAATGCCCTGTGGCTGGTAAGGCCGACCGTTGCCTACTGTCAAAACACAGCGAAGTACTCCCAAAAGTATTCTTTTGCACATGATCTTCTTTAAAGGCTCTGGGCTCCCTTGTCCTATACATATCATAAATTGTCCTTGTCCTAGGAGAAAAGGTTTTAAAACCTTCCCTAGGAGTTCCTGGTCTTAGGATGTCATAGATAGACATATTGGAAGTGTCATTATAGTGTTTTTTGTGCCTTTCTGTGATATTACCACGTCTGTTCCCGCTGGAGTAAAAATGACTAAACTGTGTTCTTGATCCATAGTTGAGGGGCGTTCTGGGGTTCACTGAGCCTGCAGACTGTTCCTGAGCCAATGTGCTATCCAAGTCATCTAAAACTGAAAAGAGAACGTGAATCAACTTTTCTGTATATGTTTTCACAGTTTAGTAATGATTTGAATTATTGAAGGCTCCGTTTTAAGAAACataatcatttataattttttaatcataTCAAAAACGTAATTTTCATTATCTTTCTAAGATAGACTGACTTTTACAAGAATATAGTGAAAATTTCTTTCCTACTTTTTCAAATcacattttttcaaagtaaacCTTCCATAATTCCTTAAGACAATAGAactatatttttctaacaatgaATTTTAATCATGGTTTCTTTTAGTGCATCAAAAATGTACTGAGTTTTTCCAAGATATGGGCTAGTaatcaaaaagaatgaataatgCAGACATTGCATGATTAGATAATTGTTGGTATTATTAAgccttgtctttctgtttctttcctgtcACTAGGTTGCTACAATATTTCCACCTGTGTATACCTCCTGGGGTCATAATAGACATGAGCCTCTTACAGAGCATATGATTTCTGTGTTGTACTGTTAAGAAAACAGCCtttttggccaggcaaggtggatcaagcctataattccagcactttgggaggtcgaggtgggcagatcacctgaggtcaagagttcgagaccagcctggccaacacggtgaaaccctgtctctactataaatacaaaaattagccaggcgtggtggtgcacacctgtaatccccgctactcaggaggctgaggcaggagaactacttgaacctgggaggttgtagtgagctgagatcgtgcaattgcactccagcctaagtgacagagtaagactctatatcaaaaataaggaaacagtATTTCCACTAAAAGTTTACACCTAATTTATGAACATACTTAGTTAGATGGATTTGAGCagtatatataattaaaagtgctatataatattattaaataatatgccaatgttagattttttttctggaaaaattaatatccatTAATATGCCTATAAGACAGCACTTTCTCTGTGTCAGGCAGAATCCTAAACACttaatatattaattcattaaatcCTCACGCAACCTGAGAAGGTTGGTCCTATTACTCTTCTTATTCTataatgaggaaacagaagcaagAAGAAATTAAGTAAATTGCTAAGATCACACAGCACTGGGATTGGAACCCAGACGGTCTGTTTCCTGAGTCCATGCATGCAACCACTGTGCAATGCAGCCTCTTTGTCGTAAGagctcactttttattttctgctctttATGGACTATACAGATGATTTTACTATGAGATgagctgatggttttacaaagacATGAAGTTGCTATTGTCAGATAATTATTACTTTTCTCTCAGTAGCAAACTCAGGGGATGGTGTCAAAGCCAGTGACCAGGGACCTCTTTATGATAACTGAAGACCTGGACCAAGCCCAGACCCAGGGCTCATGCTCTCTAGGACCACAGCCTCTGTGATCTCAGACAAACCACAACATTCTTTTGGGGACACAGTtggtttttctttgaattttattaatttaattgtaTGTGACATCTTTTCCTCAATTAAAACCCATTAGACTTTGAATAGAATCATAATCCTTTGAGGTTTGTAGACTCTTTAAGACCCACTCTATAGTAGTATAATTTACCATATTTATGTTCAATAAGTATGAATAAATTACAGATTTGATTTTACCTGTATAATGACAAGGAAAGTAAGTGTCTGAGCATACATAGGTGAAATGTACGTGCAACATGCCAATTATGTTAGCGCAGCTGctaaagggatttttaaaaatctgttgtgGATTTTCCCTACCCTATTTTAACTGCAAGTTGGTGCTATTAAGTTTGTACAGCCAAAAGAAAAACTGATCTTGAACATTAAGGATATGTAATTAAGGAATCCTTTAGGGAATAATCTGCCaatgttttcataaaaatatttatttaccccTCCTAGGGCCTGAAGTCATTTGTTCCCTATGgccacaataaaataattaagcaaTGCTGTAGTATAAGGTggggcaaaaacaaaacaaaacaaagccgcataatgaataaaaatctatCTTTAAAACAAATCATAATGAAAATCTCTTTGATAGCCATTCTCCCTTTCAAGCtgtttatgttttcctttccCCTTAAAGCCGTGGCTGACCACAAGAGCAAAATGTAGTTagaacagaaaatacagaaaggtaTAACAAAATAGGTCAAATCACCAGGAATTCCACCTAGAGGTAACCACTCTTAACATCTCCATGACAGGATTTTAAATTAAAGCCACTTCGAGTCCCAGATTAACAATGCTGTTTTACTCACCACTCCTGAGGTCAGAAACATTCCTGTTCTGCTTCTCtactttattttcagaaaggccacattattattattatcattttcattccATAAACAGTAGCTCTCCTTTTCCAACAAAACCTTATTTTGGATCAGTGATTTTCCTCTGGTCTCTGCCAGGAAGCATCTTACTGAAGAAAGCCCCGAGGTTGACCGTCCTGCTGACGGTCTCTCCCCGACTGCTGTCCCACAGGATAAGAGCCAGGCGATGGCATTGCCTTTGCAAGTTAAACTTAGTTCCTCAAGGTGAAGCTGGTGATAACTTCAGAGTTAACTTTTCAAATGGCTGGGCTTATACAGAATAACCTTTGTACAAGTGAACTATCATCAGATAATGATAAGATACATGTGCATTTGGAATGCCACTGCTTTTGGAACCTGTTTCAGTTTTTACTGTTGTGCAAGGTTAATTGTTTAGTGACAATTAGATTTTGTCACAGGGCATTTGGGTCCTAATCTGGGACAATAAAAGTCTCTATTAAACAGTAAACTTTGTAGATGCGTTTCCTAAAGATGTATTTCCTTTTTACCTGaggttaaatatttgtttatttatttttctgagatggagtcttgctctgtcgcctaggctgcagtgcagtggtgtgatctaggctcactgcaacctctgccttctgggttcaagtaattctcttgcctcagcctcccaagtagctgggattacaggcacatgccaccatacccagctaatttttatttttaggtagtgatgggggtttcaccaagttggccaggctggtctcgaactcctgacccctgaggttaaatattaaacattattacTATTCCATATATTTATTGGTCCTTGATTTGAGAATATTTGCTTAGATTATATTTAATCATAAGGTTCTTAATACTTGTGTTAATAACATATATCAGCATCGTCTTCAAATAAGCGAAACAAGaggacttaaaaaataaagtacagcATTTGATACGTTGTGAGTCCTTTAATACAAACTGGTTATTGTTTGCTTCCTTTAGTACCAGTTGTTGCAAAGGCAATTTAATGGACGAACTTACCTTGGAAAAACTCATTCTCCAGCAGTGAAGTGTCCCATGGTGGAGGCATGCCACTCTCCTCCCTCATGACTGCTGGCTTGGGGACAAATGCACTGTGGACTAGTTGATTTTCCAGGggtgaattgtatatttttgcctGCTAATTTTAAAGTAGAGAACAATATTATTTCTGAGCCTTCACCAGTCAAAATACTCACACATTCCCACAAAATGTCCCACGCTTAAAAGTTTTAGTCTACACACTACAAatccatttttctattatttatttctcaatttatAATGTGTTGTTTTTGCCATTTGAACTTCTCTATACCTACTTTAATTCTTCCAATGATGAGTCTTTCAGGCAAGGTACTGAGCCTCTTTCTGCCAAAGTTTCCTACAAACTTACATAGTGCTGTCACAGGTGTTTGAATCAGAGCAACTCCAGCtcgaataggggctgggtaagaTAAGGCCGAGacttactgggctgcattcccagctggttaaggcattctaagtcacaggatgagatggaAGGTCAGCCCAaggtacaggtcacaaagaccttgctgatataAACAGGTTGCAataaagaagccagctaaaacctACCAATACCAAGATGgcgacaagagtgacctctggtcatcctcactgttccaccagcaccatgacagtttacaaatgccaaggTCAGGAAATTATCCTATatagtctaaaaaggggaggcataagtaatccaccccttgtttagcatatcatcatgAAATAACCATAGCAacgggcaaccagcagccctcaggggcTGCTCCGTCTATAAAGTGGCcattcttttgttcctttactttctaaataaacttgcttttgctttacgaactcgccctgaattctttctcatgagagatccaagaaccctctatTGGAATCTGGATCTGAACTTTTGTCGGGTAACATCCTCTTGTCAACTACAGACAGGACCATACTTAGGAAACTCCCGAACCAAAGACTAACTTCGGGTAAGTGGTGGGGTGTGGTAACAGCACTACACAGATCTTAGCGGGGCACTcctgggagagaggaaagaagtggACCTCTCTTGAGTTTGGAGTGCTGCTCCATGGCTCCAATGGCTTGGATTTTAGATTTCCTAGCATTGTACCCAGTTATCGAGAGCCTGTTGGCTAGAACTCACAGTGGACCTTCAGATTCGCGAACTTGAccgcgtgcagtggctcacacctgtaatcccaacactttgggaggccgaggtgggcagattacttgaggtccagagttccagaccaccctggctaacaaggtgaaatcctgtctctactaaaaatacaaaaattagctagatgtggtggccggtgcctgtaatcccagctaccctggaggctgaggcaggagaaccgcttaaactcaggagacgcaggttgcagtgagccaagatctggccactgcactctggcctaggtgacagagcaagagtctgtcttgggaaaaaaaaattatatgtgtgtgtgtgtgtgtgtgtgtgtacatatatatatataaattagctggacatggtggcagatgcttgtaatctcagctactcaggaagctgaggcaggagaatcacttgaacccagggagatggaggctgttGTGAGCTAAGatagcacctctgcactccaggctgggagacagagcaagactccgtctcgaaaaaaaaaaattgtgaaccTGACGGATTTAGGGAGAAAAATGCGTTTCTATCAGAGGTCATCTAGAATAGGGGTCCCTGACCCCTGGGTCATGTACTGGGTACtgatctgtggcctgttaggaatcaGGCTGCACAGTGTGGGGTGAGGGGTGAACATTACTGCCTAAGTTCTGCCTCCAGTCAGGTCAGCCCAGGGATTAGATTCTCAAAGAAGCATGAACCAAtgagttctaaatttctcttcaaaggaTCAggatgtcagtatgttcagttctgtgtcctccattttaaagtttaaattccttgtagtttcagtaaacaaccttttctgccagttctaatcagtagttcacatctttTTCCCTGGTCCCCTGCTctgtcctgactcatcccaggcacctgctccagtcacccgctttgacctgagtcaccccTGGTTACCTGCCCTTAaccatccttcctgccaaactacctACCCTTCCACTCTGGCTGGTACCCCTGctttctttaaaatagccaattggaattAGCCTAGACTGTGTAGTGTAACCCTAGCCAGTAGGGGAATggcacagcagtaggggctacctcTGTCAGGAATAAGTTCCCTTCCCCTCTGAGTCCAGGTGTGCACTCGCCATTGTTCCATTTGTGAGCTGCACCCTTCTaaagaagtaaattgccttgctgagaaaatttatattcgagtgctacttcttttgcggCATTGAAAGTTTACATATCACACTACTGTGAATTGCACATGCCAGGGATCTAGGTCGTGTTCTTCTTATGAGAATCCAGCTAATGCCTGATTATcagaggtggaacagtttcattcccAAACCACCCCCTTCAGTGAAAAAGTTGTTTTTCAGAACGtgggtccctggtgccaaaaaggctggggactgctgGTCTGGAATGGTAGAATCCCTCAGGCTGTCGTAAGGAGCTGACTTGGTAGTTCTGAAACAAAGGCATTCAAGAATATGACTGTATAAATAACCAATGACGTAAATAAATCTATTGCTAATTTTTCAGTGAAAGGATTTAAGAGAATGACATAAAACTAAATTTGTTTgcctctattatttattttattttattttacttttttaagacagagtctcactctgttgcccaagccagagtgtggtggtgtgatctcagctcactgcaacctccacctccctggtttgagaattcccctgcctcagcctcctgagtagctgggattacgggcatgtgccaccacatccagctacttctcttgtatttttagtagagacagagtttcaccatgttgactagactggcctcgaactccagatctcaggcAATACCCCTGGCTAggaattcccaaagtgctgggat
Encoded here:
- the EXPH5 gene encoding exophilin-5 isoform X7; this encodes MREESGMPPPWDTSLLENEFFQVLDDLDSTLAQEQSAGSVNPRTPLNYGSRTQFSHFYSSGNRRGNITERHKKHYNDTSNMSIYDILRPGTPREGFKTFSPRTRTIYDMYRTREPRAFKEDHVQKNTFGSTSLCFDSRQRSALPATGHFTARSLHFPATTQNKSVFVPLRHRQSPKRTPLSSIIWNRSDFSRDRQNQAEFLRAPSPMEIDPADKYGYPRYFQESRSYESYHSQNVYHRVSLNAPLENAMSPDTFENSENMPFYHQNNPFARSFFSSTFGQSREHRRFGQSPFGGQQKGHSSWSDFHRSRNSFSSSDRDFEMISMEANSASAIHSHSVSSEHWESFSSGYGTDVSRGQEEPPPWQFDFQTSTLERMEVSHGNESQLTTHFGMPNVCSMTGSSCHIESGELVSQQENSSPVEVHINKEASSFGIAQTLAPSFKTSFSQISDDRRNSQSSNLQNPTGTLPKIVLNKPASHPMRGHAEVTTTGSNSTDSLPLAKSQLNITEVNSENDLNEFISKEDRQLSKMDQTKKAGEIPQPVSQTGISNPLPDFQNPFSQDSAKGNRFDFNASTTASSKKSPRVLSRKDTSKTYISYKEKSNDIKHDKRFNGNGKLGSTASLPFIQEHRTPPSLPRPDQGCHQELTVTNEDISGIITDNHWSSAPTDTQNAQSLEKPVILDTEGEQCPAIHSTNCGELAAGHKTSCDSSALSTTAIPDSSPSNNSSLDAPVVPSTTVFSRRSPSDKDPSLGEREEKDQNNQFVLSHSESQERNDSHVPAHDEVADVVKCHSHSPFRTRRGKGKISHRVSCIEKLSKTENRAVPTSDCRSLVEANQSNSKASELDTIYCTLPRKSSSFLIHSRKSGSQIMAASLRNGPLPFQIKHNVEDTMGNCALNQFSPSSPESVTECSKVISDSALGAPETTERMTNVKNGGPTSFRKGPLPFLTKRATSCPSGEPHASTGREEREKTLASGTDASELTPRLRERIICPVESDSSVRDCSLTKRRHQKENFQECTEKEGKMAASRRSVFALSNEDPLPFRSDLSGKEREKTLHKVKTTSMFSVSGDEDNVKCLEVVSIYYTLPRKPSKKFCNLLQQYTQNTDSLIDSPQVETETFPNALENDAQNYSRREQPGTPSCEDLKMSVNSDQSLTTENMAAFRLPNRGLLEPALQEMASTEAAVSLPKEEAKVREIFSDDLAKTPLEDSGNKKEGGKKLQSETLPTLLTFQGKNVSEERSENCQQSINSSDGGPSSLPALSENNIGSSQTRRSSWECTGSGRAIPFTGSGKCPQEDHIATAVGDGSNGSQPRGGRGDIETNRQKTTNETLSHSESQVFALTPALHKLRLGEETRSEEPDSGNLQSGPRELPQRSQKANMAESRKAEDEMQLAWAQPSLPEGSNKNKTTLEDLVKGENRCSGKHRLAAMSKASRKFPANDVSPRRHVATIFPKGRSRSGSDHLPVGTVECNPLFPEPTPKSAESRGESGLSEDGMPMEKSEKPLPTPVLPDRETSTHASNQKPSSISQRHQNEFNNVPESQPQHENSKDVTVAQNLERESGAPSPLTFTSLREAEFSDDQRRLNPPFPLEPAQKSGVSIPLASFPQQQTSVSSLEWELEPHIYRSKSLKSINVHGNLLRKSHPPKVRERHFSESTSVDNALSRLTLGNEFSVNSGYSRRFKSFSELPSSDGNESWTFRSRTKAGPKSATSICRPIDYGIFGKEQQLAFLENVKRSLTQGRLWKPSFLKNPGFLKDDSMNPPNPSESLSSNSPSSQMPEDGLSPSEPLNIYEDDPVDSDCDTDTTTDDEYYLDEKDKESEL